From a single Glycine soja cultivar W05 chromosome 19, ASM419377v2, whole genome shotgun sequence genomic region:
- the LOC114398092 gene encoding uncharacterized protein LOC114398092, whose product MALGISNILHCPKLSFSHNNFRPKVSTSLSLRFPQTAARSDRKIICAAASAAGSSNPDGEFNPYEVLGVSPIEKFDMVKAAYAKKKKEAEMNGDEATASRLEKAYDKLMMAQLSNRKKGVTFGSFKVSKEIKYADKLPVIPWGPRFTKSSQNDMRINLAISAVFTAWILVKRSAEYKPLQFLAFAFVYRLFEKLKTFESPVTPKYNEEGEDTGEGLRMGKRLLRSLALVFGCVAISSLAYTFILNIIEFAGGFIPTLLYNSQELIITTSSALMLYIMASYYR is encoded by the exons ATGGCTCTGGGAATCTCAAACATACTGCACTGCCCCAAATTGAGTTTCTCCCACAACAATTTTCGCCCAAAAGTTTCAACCTCTCTCAGCCTCAG GTTTCCCCAGACAGCAGCACGGAGTGATAGAAAGATCATCTGTGCTGCTGCATCTGCGGCTGGAAGCTCTAATCCCGATGGTGAATTTAATCCTTATGAG GTGCTAGGTGTAAGCCCTATTGAGAAATTTGACATGGTCAAGGCAGCATATgctaaaaaaaagaaggaggcTGAGATGAACGGCGATGAAGCAACTGCTTCTAGA CTGGAAAAGGCATATGACAAACTCATGATGGCTCAATTGTCTAATCGGAAAAAGGGTGTGACTTTTGGATCATTTAAG GTTTCAAAGGAGATCAAGTATGCGGACAAGCTTCCAGTTATACCTTGGGGGCCAAG GTTTACTAAATCAAGTCAAAATGACATGCGCATCAACTTGGCAATATCTGCTGTTTTT ACAGCTTGGATCCTTGTCAAGCGCAGTGCTGAATATAAACCTTTGCAGTTTTTAGCCTTTGCCTTTGTTTATAGGCTTTTTGAGAAGTTAAAAACCTTTGAATCTCCTGTAACCCCCAAATATAAT GAAGAGGGTGAAGACACAGGCGAAGGACTCCGCATGGGAAAACGATTGCTTCGATCACTGGCCTTGGTTTTTGGATGTGTAGCTATTTCATCTTTG GCATACACTTTCATTTTGAACATAATTGAGTTTGCAGGTGGTTTTATTCCTACTCTTTTGTACAACAGTCAG GAGTTGATAATCACCACATCGTCGGCACTCATGCTTTATATCATGGCATCTTATTATAGATAG
- the LOC114399944 gene encoding transcription factor MYB4-like: protein MTRTPCCERMGLKKGPWTAEEDQILVSHIQQYGHGNWRALPKQAGLLRCGKSCRLRWINYLRPDIKRGKFSKEEEHTILKLHGILGNRWSAIAASLPGRTDNEIKNFWHTHLKKRIQKSGVHNGNASSRILQEAQANTSLDASSAASSTVTANVMIANYGLPVRNINPPIAGFYGAVSSDTFGEIEDNHGSCQLSEEMEFWYNIFIKSGQTS, encoded by the exons ATGACGAGAACTCCTTGTTGTGAGAGAATGGGATTGAAGAAGGGACCTTGGACAGCTGAAGAAGATCAGATATTGGTTTCTCATATTCAACAATATGGCCATGGAAACTGGCGTGCCCTTCCTAAACAAGCTG GTTTGTTAAGGTGTGGCAAGAGTTGTAGGCTTCGTTGGATAAATTACTTGAGGCCAGATATTAAACGAGGGAAATTCAGCAAAGAAGAAGAACATACCATCCTAAAGCTACATGGAATTCTTGGAAACAG ATGGTCTGCTATAGCGGCAAGCTTACCCGGAAGAACAGACAACGAAATAAAGAATTTTTGGCATACCCATTTGAAGAAGAGGATCCAGAAAAGTGGAGTGCACAATGGCAATGCTTCCTCACGTATCTTGCAAGAGGCACAAGCAAATACTAGTTTGGATGCATCAAGTGCTGCTTCTAGTACTGTCACTGCAAATGTAATGATTGCCAATTACGGTTTACCCGTAAGGAATATTAATCCACCTATTGCAGGATTTTACGGTGCAGTCTCCTCAGATACTTTTGGAGAAATTGAGGACAATCATGGTTCTTGTCAGCTCAGTGAAGAAATGGAATTTTGGtacaatatatttatcaaatcaGGGCAAACATCATGA